In Magallana gigas chromosome 1, xbMagGiga1.1, whole genome shotgun sequence, the sequence GAGAGGACTACAACAGAAAGAGCCAAGGAGAGCAAAGAACAAGACTTGGAAATGAGTccaaagaaaaggaaaaaaatacaaaaagaaaatgaaaaggaagaaaaaaaccacGAAGGGTCAGAATCTACATCAGAAGGAAAGAAAAAGGAGCCAAGTAAGGAGGGGAAAAAGAGGAAGAATGAAAAGGAAGATATGAAGAAGATATCAGAGATGAATcccaaagaaaaagaaaaaaaagaaaagagggCTGAAAGCAATGTGGAATTATTGGCTGCCAAAGAGATATTGGCATCTCCTTTGTGCAGCCAATTTGATGACATTTCGGTTGACAGCAGATCTCCTGCAGTGTCGGTTAAtggagacacccctctaacatCAACATGGGCCTTGTGCAACCCAGACTTACAAAATCATAGGCAGATGGACATACCAGTTACAAATGACAGGCCCTCTGATGCGCCAATCTTTGGTAAATAATTAATAtgcatgttttaacataaacattGTGAGATGATGCATACAATGAGGATCTTGATGCCATTGGTAGAAATATCATACCAACAATTAGATTAACATTTAttccatatttttattttgtacagaAGTTCCTCCTGCAGATGTCATTTGTCTCTTTGAACTAATGTTAAAACCCAATGTGCAAAAATATATGAAAGCCATTGTGGAACAGGCCAAGGAGCAGTCTGGACAGACTGTCAGCAACTACCAGGTAATTTACAGTGAATTCCTAGATTATACCcacttttaattattaaatgcaTATGTATATTTACAGCACTTTTTGTTTTGTATCTATTCAGATGGCAGACAAACCATATACATGCAACACTCTCCCCCAGGAACTGCCTACGTTGACGTCACAGACATCGGGGTGGACTCCATACTCAAATTACACCCAACCAACTCCATGGTCCAATCATGTCACTTACACACCAGAACAAACTTCAAACATGCCACTAGATGCACCAGCACTTACACTCAAAACACcaacaaaacaaatttcaacATGCCATACACAGTTTCAACATTTCACACCATTGCAGGATGCCACACTCATGTCAAATCGCCAAAGTTTTTTGCCAACCAACAACATTCCACCACAAAATACAAACACACAGCCATTGGAAAACACAAATATACCATCATTACAAATTCAGTCTGTTTCACTCCAGAACACAGTCACACAGCCATTACAAAACACAACCATGGCATCACCACCTAGCACCACATCATTTACCACAATGTCACCCCAAACAACCTTGCCAGCTACCCCTAGAAGATCTCCAAGAAAGCACTGTACCACACCAGAAGCTGCAGATGGCCATGTAAGTTcaacactttacaaaagttattcttaataataaaaaaaataaaattttgaggtTTAACTTCTCCATTCTCTCTTAATAACATAATAGTATTTTTCTACAATACAAATTTGGCATAAATTGTAGATGACAAAGCTACTTGCAAGCTATAGCTTGAGTATCAGAAGAGAAGCACTTAGAAAAGCCAAGGAAGCAGCCAAAAAAGGGAATCCATCAAAAATGGGTTTTACCATGACGGCAAAACTACTCCCAGCTATATTCACCTGGGAGGAATTAGCATCCAGCAGGGGCCAGGGACTAAAATCTAAAGAAGGGGACACAAGACCAGTCCTAGATGTTTCCAAAATGACCATTTTGAAAGGTATTGATATCAGCAGCATTATTTagtaaatttaatgattcaatAGAATTACTAGCACATTGATAATTCAGGTCAAATGAGCTGTAGAACAgaagcaaaacatttttttgaaaaaaataaacaaattagagtaataataaatttatttttcagaatatGTAGCTGTTTGGTGTCAGCAAAATGGGGGACAAGGAAGTTATGCTGAGAAAGATGTGAATGATGCAGTGACCGAGCAAGTGTCGTATGcaaggaagaagatgaaaagCAAGACATCAAAAAGCTGAGAGACATagagagacacagagagagagagagagagagagagagagtgggagttagggagagaaagagagagagtggAGTAAGcaatgagagaaagagagagagggaaaTAGTTTTACATGAAATCTAGGGGACAATTTTCTTTAATCTGCTTAAGACTTCAATCTGATGTACTCATTAACTTTTGAATTGTATGAAGAGATGATTGatcaatatgtataattaataaatcatgTATTATTGTGAACAATTTTAGTTGATCATTTTCTCTGTAGATTTGCAAATTTACTGGCAGAATGTTTAGGCGGAATGTTTAACCGGAATCTTTAGACTGATTCTGGGTATAGTCCGCTTGAATTCCGTCTAATATTCTGCCTATGCATTAGCAGGAATTTTTAAGCGGTTTTGAAAAGCGGAATTCTAAAGCGGACTAATTTACATAATCTGTCTATTTTCCCGCTTGAATTCCATTTGTAATCCCTCAGAATTTCGCTTGTTTTCCACCTAAGCTTCATTATGCTTTTATATTGCTTAATTCAGACGGATTCCGTCTATAATGTCCGCCTTTTCTCCGCTTGGGACTTTTCGTACGGGTACCACCAAAATTATCAACCACTGAGAAACAAAAGTATATTGCCTTTAACATATAACAATTCAGAAAATATTGATGAATAACATATACGTCACAATTTTATAAACCTAATGTATTCATAAACTATACATCAGACCTTTTTTCTGAATCTTGACAaacttttttcatacattttatacatCATACAACATTGGGGATTATTgcttcaatatttttaattcatgaatatataattgtattatttttttaggaAACTGAAGAAGAAGGCAAGTTTCATGGAGAAGTTGAAGCATTGGAGGTGTCTGAGTAAGTTTTATGATTGAAATGATATTTATGCTTTATTTATACCGATTGCAGGCATGCATGGTAAAAATTTGAGAACTGATGATCGATGAACAATATTGAGCTCACCACATGTATTTCAACTAATCAAAATTCATCTATCATATTAATCTCaacataaaatttcacattttgtATCTTGTACTCAAGAATGACtaagccaatttcaaccaaatgcATGTGCTACAAAGCATCCAAGAAAAGGATTGAACCttaattaattgtttacatgaaaaCATTCATTGCACGTTTTCAAAATCTGTAAATACACTACTGCAAAAAAGCCAATAAGAATATGGCAAGCTATCTATCGTTTAGATTAATCGGCTTTCTTTAAACCATTACCCCCGGACCGAAAATGGAGCCAAATTTCACATACGAATAAATATTTGTCATGATAAAGCTACAACATAttattactatgcaagcatctttATACACAATACTTACAAGTTTCAATCTTATGCCTGTAACTTGAATAGCATGATAATTTGATAAAGCTTCAACATTTAatactatgcaagcatttttataCACTGTACAAACAATTGAATTAAGTTTCAAACTTATGCCTGTAACTTAAATGAATTAAGGTAAATCGTGCCACTCTCTGATCAAGGGTATTTGAAGTTCCAAGGTCATGTTTTCATGGTGACCTACCTATATAGCTCTTGTTAGAAGCATTGTGATTTACATAGCTTAATATTGTTCTTGGAATAtcacattaaatttaaaagtaacaTGTACTAAACATAACAATTATCACAaacttttcaaataatttctaTGTTAATAGAAACTACAGTTACATCATTGTCAACGGGATGACTTTAAAGATACGAACTGAAATGGTAGAGGCGATCTTTGGAGGTCAAACCTTCAAAGAGAACATTCATGTAAAAGGTTCAGTGAAAGGCACCACAGTCGTCAACATGTAAGTATATATTCTCAAAGTTATTTGAAGACTGTGTAGATAAACATCGATATTTATGGGAATGTATTTAAAGTTTaggccaaataaaaaaacacctGTGGTTCCAGTCACCCGACAGTCCCTAATTTATACCCCCGACCCTAAACTTTTTTTcgccaattttcaaaattttccggAATTATCCCCGCCTTTAGTCATCGGTTCCAATATAAGATATAGTTTTATAGCTATGGCGGCCACCAATTAGTGTTGGAACATTTTAATTCCTATCAGTTGATTGAAAAGAAGATAAATCAATTATATCCCCGCTCAAAAGGAAAAGGAGGTATACTGTTTTGTCTGTCAAACTGTccataacaaaaatttctgtcgcattttaATCGGCATCTATTAATCGCAgatacttgaaattttaacacactatttgttaagGAATGTCGTTTCgtggaatttatttttgttccATTAAGTTGTCAACTTATTGTTCaatgatgactttgtttattttttgtctaaTTAACTTTTAAgcaaattttgtcattttttctcggcaaaaatttattacagattgaaattttaacacacggcatgccatattgtgggatctatttttgtaccaatcagacgtcaacttcctgttaaatgacgactttgtttatttttagcttaaattttcataataagtttaagttttgaagtttaaaatttataatttatttcctttACTTTTCAGAAACAAGATCAACCCTGCTAAAAAATCTAAGTTGGAATAGTGTAGAATCAAGCCATGCAACTACCTTCCACTAGTTTTGACACGGGTTAAGATTAAGCTGCATTATGACTCTATTTAGCTTATACATTTTAGCATAGTAAAAATAGTACATGCTCTTTAGCACACAatgtgtaaatgtacatgtacaaattaccAAGAATTTCTCATTCCATTGTTGTTCTAAGATTTCGGCCCTTTTGAACGTACAATTTTTGCCATATATTAACAATATGCAAGCACAACTTCTCTTAAACCACTGCACAGAATTTAATTTTACtagaaattatttaataaagcaCGCAATGTATGCTAATTGCaaggaattttcatttttatattatttatgcaaattttaacctagcttttttaattttaaatttaaactgtATGAAATTCAATTGATGCTATTTAGATCGCATATTACCAGTCAGCTCTgataatttcattattatagggggagggggggggggggattacagcactttttaaatttagaattctgcccatatatttaattttgtaatgaGCAGCCTGATCGAAAGCACCATTCCTCTTAAACTGCTGCATTCAATTGTTGTTATTTAGAACACATTGTGTAGATCCACATATTACCAACAAATTCTGATTCCATAAATATTTGGCAAAATTTGATGCTTTTGAATATATAGTTTTCTTGTTCTTAAAATACATGTGCATATTTGCGGAAAGTTTTGATCTGATAAATTTGTTTAGTAATTCTTTGAATTGAgtatttaattgataaatacgTACCCTACTATTAATGATGTAAGCATTGTCAAGTAACGGGGAAGAGTGCTGTATGTAAACTTGCTCACTTTTTCCTCCATAATACATTTATTACAGTCATTACTCATATAGTATAAATGCATCAATCTCACCCTTGCTATTAACAAAAGAGAGTTAATATTCTCTGATTATCAACAGTCATTGTTTTCATCAATATCAGAAAGATATTTCTATGTGTTACATATATTTAAGATTAGGATCACATGAACATGTTCAGCTGACCTCTTCTGATCACTTGTTGTCCATCGTCTGTCTGCCCCAAGAGGATTATTACCCCAAGGCCAATGCTACAtccttggaaattttttttaatttcaacagaaaaatatgtattttaagtCTTGGAATATAAATTAAGCAATTTTTGtcagttttacaatatttcggattttattaatacatttCAAGAGATGCACGAACTGCTCTTCAGGTGGGCGATGTTgccttattatttttttagttcTAATGAACTATGTCCCAGGTTAAAGAAAACCCTTGACACTGGTAATTGTGTATGTCTGTTCTTAACAACCTTTGTCACTGATTAAAGGGACCTGCACACATTTTGAgcacatgtttttttaaattttaatttcattcttagcttgttatttacatgtgtgttgaatttgtaaacatttcaaatcttcCATGACcctgtttaaaatatatctatGAATACAATTTGAATCAGTTTTTCTTGTACTATGCCAAgtcatttttcaaaactatCTTAGTTTTTgtatatcattaattttgtaaacCAATATAAATGACCCCGgcattgtttacaaaacaatggATTCTCACTTGTGTATATTATATTGCATGTAACTGCATGACTTATCACTCAAATTTTGTCAACCAGTATGCACAAGTAAACAAGtttatacttaaaaattaaaattttatctcaAATTTTATCTAGGTCCCTACATGCATACTCATTAGACTTGCTTTAAATTTTGTCAGATTCTCTATAAGCATGCCACATTTATATTGTTAACCCAATGGTAACTACCCTTTCAATGGCCTgtcttaatatttacatttaacgTTCAAAACTTTATATTCACTGAACAGATTACCTATTAATTCACATACattgagcattggctcacatatttcattttttttttgtaataccCCATcacggattttattttgttcttgtaatatgataaattttatttgtttcttaataaatgtaaaaatttatttagtattgccttttttatttcattattttgtaatgaTAAACACAAGGTATCAAATTCCAATTCACTGAGATATGTCAACTACCTTTCTTTTTTCAAGTTTGCTTGTTTTATGCATGGTAAACATTTGAAGCTGTAATcgatgaaatttatattttcatccctcacttccggttctcaccagaagagttcaaacaaggTTATAATAAGTGCAACTGTTTTTCTTAGATAACCTGTTCATGAATAGAGTATGATAGCTATATCTACTTGAAtaacaaagttttatttttattgagcACTTCTGGTTTTTTCCTGTCCCGATACGAAAATCCACGCATGTCTCGAACTCGGGTTGtcgtttttaaacaaatttaatgttGTAACAGCGTTAtccacaggggctcgtcacgaagttttttcaaccttttatatctaccacttctatacattaaaatacacaagggaggaatcaaaactcgaaaaaaaaatcgctACCTCCCGATTTCGGTCGCCTCGTATTAATTCTTCTCGGACGTTAAACCTTGCACTCTAGGTATCATTAGATCGGGAAAGGACCATTGTTTTTAGGAAtacctgcaaaatttaaacatcggcAACAACTTGAAAAGTTTTCACGCATTTTCGAAGAAAGTGTCACCGGAGAgtaaactgaaagaaaatgcgtgaaaacttctaaaattgttgccgatgtttaaattttgcaggtaTTCCTAAAAACAATGGTCCTTTCCCGATCTAATGATACCTAGAGTGCAAGGTTTAACGTCCGAGAAGAATTAATACGAGGCGACCGAAATCGGGAGGTAGCGATTTTTTTcgagcacttcaaaaatttggttttttccatattttattcatttaacataaaatgaaaatatcagtatataatcttgcatatgtcatctatataatgttaaattagcaaataaattttacttccggtgagatatttcaaatatatctgtgtagctttcctttttacaaatttgatgtccgcgagatttttgtcactaagtgattgagacacgaagctctcatgattgatagaaatttgataTGGGATGTGTTTaatgggtttaattttgtcaaatgtcacttccggttcttaccggaagggttcaaacaaatcatgtttttaacaagtttaactgactttcatgggtgtttcatctagcctgataaacagtgatgtacgctaAGCAAATTACGAGAAATActagcttttgtttttattaatcactttcgtttgtctgtttccggtcccgagacaaaaagtattgtttcaaagagatcttagatttggcagagacgtgaacaaccaaactctgAGGAAGGATTGACTTACAtgtatgattgtacaaatggttaacatttttgtttagatcaGCGTTGCTTCCGGTCGACACAGAAAgtactttaaaaattgatttctttttcatttttgttgtttaacatttaatttacgtctggatatatcattcacaataattatcatatccacttttttttctatgggagagaagcaatgtcttacagttgaattgatacatgtatatcaaaacggaagacctttttgttgcttttgcaacaagtgtctagtttaTTTTACTTCTGGATTTTAAtacacatttttacattttgaattgcGTTTATCTCACGAGAAGGAATTAATTACTACCGGATTATACTGATATTTACTTTCTGCTACCAAACATAAGGACATTAGTGAAGTCGATTAAAACTCGGAAACACTGCATAATTTTGCTGAGCTTAAAAGTATTTCTAACCCATGATATACTTGTTAACGAAAAAACTCTGGGGATTTTTTTGTTTGGATTTATTAATATCC encodes:
- the LOC105321076 gene encoding uncharacterized protein isoform X1, which translates into the protein MESFKEGGKVKMNWGKVGMFSGCIVKVHENEELLNIEAIKAEKKILRGKEFRNNEERVEALLNYFKKATEKPAALKKDGKRERTTTERAKESKEQDLEMSPKKRKKIQKENEKEEKNHEGSESTSEGKKKEPSKEGKKRKNEKEDMKKISEMNPKEKEKKEKRAESNVELLAAKEILASPLCSQFDDISVDSRSPAVSVNGDTPLTSTWALCNPDLQNHRQMDIPVTNDRPSDAPIFEVPPADVICLFELMLKPNVQKYMKAIVEQAKEQSGQTVSNYQMADKPYTCNTLPQELPTLTSQTSGWTPYSNYTQPTPWSNHVTYTPEQTSNMPLDAPALTLKTPTKQISTCHTQFQHFTPLQDATLMSNRQSFLPTNNIPPQNTNTQPLENTNIPSLQIQSVSLQNTVTQPLQNTTMASPPSTTSFTTMSPQTTLPATPRRSPRKHCTTPEAADGHMTKLLASYSLSIRREALRKAKEAAKKGNPSKMGFTMTAKLLPAIFTWEELASSRGQGLKSKEGDTRPVLDVSKMTILKEYVAVWCQQNGGQGSYAEKDVNDAVTEQVSYARKKMKSKTSKS
- the LOC105321076 gene encoding uncharacterized protein isoform X2; its protein translation is MSPKKRKKIQKENEKEEKNHEGSESTSEGKKKEPSKEGKKRKNEKEDMKKISEMNPKEKEKKEKRAESNVELLAAKEILASPLCSQFDDISVDSRSPAVSVNGDTPLTSTWALCNPDLQNHRQMDIPVTNDRPSDAPIFEVPPADVICLFELMLKPNVQKYMKAIVEQAKEQSGQTVSNYQMADKPYTCNTLPQELPTLTSQTSGWTPYSNYTQPTPWSNHVTYTPEQTSNMPLDAPALTLKTPTKQISTCHTQFQHFTPLQDATLMSNRQSFLPTNNIPPQNTNTQPLENTNIPSLQIQSVSLQNTVTQPLQNTTMASPPSTTSFTTMSPQTTLPATPRRSPRKHCTTPEAADGHMTKLLASYSLSIRREALRKAKEAAKKGNPSKMGFTMTAKLLPAIFTWEELASSRGQGLKSKEGDTRPVLDVSKMTILKEYVAVWCQQNGGQGSYAEKDVNDAVTEQVSYARKKMKSKTSKS